A section of the Nitrospirota bacterium genome encodes:
- a CDS encoding restriction endonuclease, SacI family, with protein sequence MTTETTSLYKCRDFLNKRWLHICKETEGKSGKEPLGDEFNEIKNLIADCLTSNIKTYHYVLPTQILSKCVNPDVDSHSIQTAYGEKGAFDARTIAHGAIVPFDKANYNVLGGSSEPYVSNPLRCPAITAAYRNQQKNKTDWDKLIKVLDFIESTNDKKVTKAVFEQVLFEVHKLLADVRVLYSTPNRISLNQTIQIVSQFTADKSGGDRIEAVCTALFRIIGKQFDLFDEVKREKVNAADASSGMVADIECWLKGNIVLLIEVKDRSLTLTQLDSKLDIARSRKISEILFLAEQGIEKSEKEKAEKRIRDEFGSGQNIYVSNFIDFSTGILILLGEKGRVQFLSQIGEELDRTNSAIVHRRAWANLLKTA encoded by the coding sequence AGAAACTACTTCCTTATATAAATGCCGCGACTTTCTCAATAAACGGTGGCTGCATATCTGTAAAGAGACAGAAGGAAAGTCTGGCAAAGAACCGCTTGGTGATGAATTCAACGAGATTAAAAACTTAATTGCAGATTGCCTTACGAGCAACATTAAGACTTACCACTATGTTCTGCCGACTCAAATATTGAGCAAGTGCGTAAATCCTGATGTTGATAGCCATTCCATTCAAACTGCTTATGGGGAAAAGGGTGCTTTTGACGCGCGCACAATTGCTCATGGCGCTATCGTGCCGTTTGATAAAGCAAACTATAACGTGCTCGGCGGCTCTTCAGAGCCGTACGTTAGTAATCCTTTGCGCTGCCCAGCCATCACAGCCGCCTACAGAAACCAACAAAAGAATAAAACTGATTGGGACAAACTTATAAAGGTACTGGACTTTATAGAATCGACGAATGACAAAAAAGTAACAAAAGCTGTTTTTGAACAAGTTTTATTTGAAGTCCATAAATTACTTGCCGATGTCCGTGTTCTGTATTCGACTCCCAATAGAATCAGTTTGAATCAAACAATTCAAATCGTCAGTCAATTTACTGCTGACAAATCCGGTGGTGACCGCATTGAGGCTGTTTGTACCGCACTTTTCAGAATAATCGGAAAACAGTTTGACCTTTTCGATGAGGTTAAACGCGAAAAGGTCAACGCGGCTGATGCATCATCTGGAATGGTTGCGGATATAGAATGCTGGCTAAAAGGTAATATTGTTCTGCTTATCGAGGTAAAAGACCGTTCACTTACACTTACGCAGCTCGACTCGAAACTGGACATCGCACGTTCACGCAAGATTTCTGAGATATTATTTCTTGCTGAACAAGGAATTGAAAAATCCGAAAAAGAGAAGGCAGAAAAACGAATACGAGATGAGTTCGGTAGCGGTCAAAATATTTATGTTTCAAATTTCATCGATTTTTCTACCGGCATCCTAATCCTTCTTGGTGAAAAAGGACGCGTTCAATTTCTTTCACAAATTGGGGAGGAACTGGATAGAACGAACTCAGCCATCGTTCATAGAAGAGCATGGGCCAATCTTTTAAAAACAGCTTAA
- a CDS encoding DUF2971 domain-containing protein, which translates to MEGKLVAEILARIAKADGLDQAATQRLQKLVSGVEQVIDGLGFCLSEDGDLLSQWRGYTADATGVSIGFSRDYFEQFAEASRSPEKPGFTLQRVEYDLEIQESLIKPTYIEIKKLINEGAFKFPGKRSLLDARSDDEVKKDNEKIKGAFSRLSMTALTLFAKLFLLKTRAFCEEREWRLISYFVKTGDDMCSFCALNDRIVPYREFELLESESGSIVEVILGPKNTTPNYVIESFLKQKGFPNVTVLRSEATYR; encoded by the coding sequence ATGGAAGGGAAACTCGTTGCCGAGATACTTGCGCGCATTGCTAAAGCTGACGGTCTTGATCAAGCTGCGACGCAACGGCTTCAAAAATTAGTTTCTGGAGTAGAGCAAGTTATCGATGGCTTGGGCTTCTGCCTTTCGGAAGATGGAGATTTATTGAGTCAATGGCGCGGGTATACAGCTGATGCTACTGGCGTTTCCATTGGATTCTCCAGAGATTATTTCGAGCAGTTCGCAGAGGCCAGCCGATCCCCGGAGAAACCAGGCTTTACATTGCAGAGAGTTGAGTATGACCTTGAGATACAAGAGAGCTTGATAAAACCAACCTATATAGAAATCAAGAAACTCATAAATGAAGGTGCGTTTAAATTCCCGGGGAAGCGCAGCCTTTTAGATGCGCGAAGTGATGATGAAGTAAAAAAAGATAATGAAAAGATTAAGGGCGCATTCTCGCGATTATCGATGACAGCGTTAACCCTTTTTGCAAAACTATTTTTGTTAAAAACTAGGGCGTTTTGTGAAGAACGCGAATGGCGTTTGATTTCTTATTTCGTGAAAACGGGTGACGATATGTGCTCTTTTTGTGCTCTGAATGATCGAATAGTCCCATATAGAGAATTTGAGTTGCTTGAATCAGAAAGCGGTTCCATTGTGGAGGTGATTCTCGGCCCTAAGAACACAACACCCAATTACGTAATCGAAAGCTTTTTAAAGCAAAAAGGCTTCCCTAATGTAACAGTCTTACGTTCTGAAGCTACGTATCGATGA